Proteins from one Escherichia coli genomic window:
- the ygeY gene encoding YgeY family selenium metabolism-linked hydrolase, whose protein sequence is MAKNIPFKLILEKAKDYQADMTRFLRDMVAIPSESCDEKRVVHRIKEEMEKVGFDKVEIDPMGNVLGYIGHGPRLVAMDAHIDTVGIGNIKNWDFDPYEGMETDELIGGRGTSDQEGGMASMVYAGKIIKDLGLEDEYTLLVTGTVQEEDCDGLCWQYIIEQSGIRPEFVVSTEPTDCQVYRGQRGRMEIRIDVQGVSCHGSAPERGDNAIFKMGPILGELQELSQRLGYDEFLGKGTLTVSEIFFTSPSRCAVADSCAVSIDRRLTWGETWEGALDEIRALPAVQKANAVVSMYNYDRPSWTGLVYPTECYFPTWKVEEDHFTVKALVNAYEGLFGKAPVVDKWTFSTNGVSIMGRHGIPVIGFGPGKEPEAHAPNEKTWKSHLVTCAAMYAAIPLSWLATE, encoded by the coding sequence ATGGCTAAGAATATTCCATTCAAACTGATTCTTGAAAAAGCAAAAGATTACCAGGCAGACATGACTCGCTTTCTGCGCGATATGGTTGCTATTCCCAGTGAAAGCTGCGATGAAAAACGCGTAGTACATCGTATTAAAGAAGAGATGGAAAAAGTCGGCTTCGATAAAGTTGAAATCGACCCGATGGGCAACGTGCTCGGTTATATCGGTCACGGCCCGCGTCTGGTGGCGATGGACGCGCATATCGACACCGTCGGCATTGGCAACATCAAAAACTGGGACTTCGATCCGTACGAAGGCATGGAAACTGATGAGCTGATCGGCGGCCGTGGTACTTCCGACCAGGAAGGCGGCATGGCATCTATGGTTTATGCCGGTAAAATCATTAAAGACCTCGGTCTGGAAGATGAATACACCCTGCTGGTCACCGGCACTGTGCAGGAAGAAGACTGCGACGGTCTGTGCTGGCAGTACATTATTGAACAATCTGGCATTCGCCCGGAATTTGTGGTCAGTACCGAACCAACCGACTGCCAGGTATATCGTGGTCAACGCGGTCGTATGGAAATTCGCATTGATGTTCAGGGCGTTAGCTGCCACGGCTCTGCGCCAGAACGCGGTGATAACGCCATTTTCAAAATGGGTCCGATTCTTGGCGAATTGCAGGAACTCTCCCAGCGCCTGGGCTATGACGAATTCCTCGGCAAAGGCACCCTCACCGTTTCTGAAATCTTCTTCACATCTCCAAGCCGTTGCGCTGTAGCAGACAGCTGCGCAGTTTCAATTGACCGTCGTCTGACCTGGGGCGAAACCTGGGAAGGCGCGCTGGACGAAATCCGCGCCCTGCCTGCGGTACAGAAAGCTAACGCGGTTGTTTCTATGTACAACTACGACCGTCCTTCCTGGACTGGCCTGGTTTACCCAACCGAATGCTACTTCCCGACCTGGAAAGTGGAAGAAGATCACTTCACTGTTAAAGCCCTGGTGAACGCCTACGAAGGGCTGTTTGGCAAAGCGCCGGTTGTTGATAAGTGGACCTTCTCAACTAACGGCGTCTCCATCATGGGTCGTCACGGCATTCCGGTGATCGGTTTTGGCCCTGGTAAAGAACCTGAAGCGCACGCACCTAACGAAAAAACCTGGAAATCTCACCTGGTGACCTGTGCCGCTATGTACGCTGCAATCCCGTTAAGCTGGCTGGCAACCGAATAA
- the dpaL gene encoding diaminopropionate ammonia-lyase, with protein MSVFSLKIDIADNKFFNGETSPLFSQSQAKLARQFHQKIAGYRPTPLCALDDLANLFGVKKILVKDESKRFGLNAFKMLGGAYAIAQLLCEKYHLDIETLSFEHLKSAIGEKMTFATTTDGNHGRGVAWAAQQLGQNAVIYMPKGSAQERVDAILNLGAECIVTDMNYDDTVRLTMQHAQQHGWEVVQDTAWEGYTKIPTWIMQGYATLADEAVEQMREMGVTPTHVLLQAGVGAMAGGVLGYLVDVYSPQNLHSIIVEPDKADCIYRSGVKGDIVNVGGDMATIMAGLACGEPNPLGWEILRNCATQFISCQDSVAALGMRVLGNPYGNDPRIISGESGAVGLGVLAAVHYHPQRQSLMEKLALNKDAVVLVISTEGDTDVKHYREVVWEGKHSVAP; from the coding sequence ATGTCCGTTTTCTCATTGAAGATTGATATCGCCGATAACAAATTTTTCAACGGCGAAACATCACCGCTCTTTTCGCAAAGCCAGGCAAAACTGGCGCGCCAGTTCCACCAGAAAATTGCTGGCTATCGCCCAACACCACTTTGCGCGCTGGACGATCTCGCAAACCTTTTTGGGGTAAAAAAAATTCTCGTTAAGGACGAATCAAAACGATTCGGTCTGAACGCATTCAAAATGCTCGGCGGCGCATATGCCATCGCTCAGTTGTTGTGCGAAAAATATCATCTTGATATCGAAACACTGTCATTCGAGCATCTGAAAAGTGCCATCGGCGAAAAAATGACATTTGCTACAACGACCGACGGCAACCACGGGCGCGGTGTTGCCTGGGCAGCACAGCAACTCGGTCAGAACGCGGTAATTTACATGCCGAAAGGTTCCGCTCAGGAACGCGTTGACGCCATTCTGAACCTCGGAGCCGAGTGCATCGTCACTGATATGAACTATGACGATACCGTTCGTCTGACCATGCAACACGCGCAGCAACACGGCTGGGAAGTGGTGCAAGATACCGCCTGGGAAGGCTACACCAAAATCCCAACCTGGATCATGCAGGGCTATGCCACTCTGGCAGATGAAGCCGTCGAGCAAATGCGTGAAATGGGCGTAACCCCAACTCACGTTCTGCTGCAAGCCGGTGTCGGCGCGATGGCCGGCGGCGTACTGGGTTATCTGGTCGACGTCTACAGCCCGCAAAATCTGCACAGCATTATTGTTGAACCTGACAAAGCTGACTGTATCTATCGTTCTGGTGTCAAAGGCGACATCGTCAACGTTGGCGGCGATATGGCCACTATCATGGCGGGCCTGGCTTGCGGCGAACCTAACCCACTGGGCTGGGAAATCCTACGTAACTGCGCCACCCAATTCATCTCCTGCCAGGACAGCGTTGCCGCATTAGGTATGCGCGTGCTGGGTAATCCGTACGGCAACGACCCGCGCATCATCTCCGGTGAATCCGGCGCTGTCGGTTTAGGCGTTCTCGCGGCGGTTCATTATCACCCGCAACGTCAAAGCCTGATGGAAAAACTGGCGCTGAACAAAGATGCAGTGGTGCTGGTTATCAGCACTGAAGGCGACACCGACGTGAAGCACTACCGCGAAGTTGTCTGGGAAGGCAAACACTCTGTAGCACCTTAA
- the ygeW gene encoding knotted carbamoyltransferase YgeW, translating to MKTVNELIKDINSLTSHLHEKDFLLTWEQTPDELKQVLDVAAALKALRAENISTKVFNSGLGISVFRDNSTRTRFSYASALNLLGLAQQDLDEGKSQIAHGETVRETANMISFCADAIGIRDDMYLGAGNAYMREVGAALDDGYKQGVLPQRPALVNLQCDIDHPTQSMADLAWLREHFGSLENLKGKKIAMTWAYSPSYGKPLSVPQGIIGLMTRFGMDVTLAHPEGYDLIPDVVEVAKNNAKASGGSFRQVTSMEEAFKDADIVYPKSWAPYKVMEERTELLRANDHEGLKALEKQCLAQNAQHKDWHCTEEMMELTRDGEALYMHCLPADISGVSCKEGEVTEGVFEKYRIATYKEASWKPYIIAAMILSRKYSKPGALLEQLLKEAQERVK from the coding sequence ATGAAAACTGTTAATGAGCTGATTAAGGATATCAATTCGCTGACCTCTCACCTTCACGAGAAAGATTTTTTGTTAACGTGGGAACAGACGCCTGATGAACTGAAACAAGTACTGGACGTTGCCGCAGCATTAAAAGCACTGCGTGCTGAAAACATCTCAACCAAAGTCTTTAATAGTGGATTAGGTATTTCCGTATTCCGCGACAACTCCACCCGTACCCGCTTCTCTTATGCTTCCGCGCTTAACCTGCTCGGCCTTGCACAGCAAGATCTCGACGAAGGCAAATCACAAATCGCTCACGGCGAAACCGTACGTGAAACCGCCAATATGATCTCCTTCTGCGCCGACGCTATTGGTATTCGTGACGATATGTATCTGGGCGCAGGTAACGCCTATATGCGTGAAGTTGGCGCTGCGCTTGATGACGGCTACAAGCAGGGCGTGCTTCCACAGCGTCCGGCTTTAGTGAACCTGCAATGCGATATCGACCATCCGACTCAGTCAATGGCTGACCTGGCATGGTTGCGTGAACACTTTGGTTCGCTCGAAAACCTGAAAGGTAAAAAAATCGCCATGACCTGGGCATACTCCCCAAGCTACGGCAAACCGCTCTCTGTACCGCAAGGCATTATCGGCCTGATGACCCGCTTCGGTATGGATGTCACCCTGGCCCATCCGGAAGGCTACGATTTGATCCCGGATGTAGTTGAAGTAGCTAAAAATAATGCTAAAGCCTCTGGCGGTAGCTTCCGTCAGGTCACCAGCATGGAAGAAGCCTTCAAAGACGCAGACATCGTTTATCCGAAGTCATGGGCACCTTACAAAGTGATGGAAGAGCGTACTGAACTGCTGCGTGCGAACGATCACGAAGGCTTAAAAGCACTGGAAAAACAGTGTCTGGCACAGAACGCGCAACACAAAGACTGGCATTGCACTGAAGAGATGATGGAACTGACCCGTGATGGCGAAGCCCTGTACATGCACTGCCTGCCAGCAGATATCAGCGGCGTATCCTGCAAAGAAGGTGAAGTCACTGAAGGCGTATTCGAAAAATACCGTATCGCGACCTACAAAGAAGCCAGCTGGAAGCCATACATCATCGCAGCAATGATCCTTTCCCGTAAATATTCCAAACCAGGCGCACTGCTCGAACAACTGCTGAAAGAAGCGCAAGAACGCGTGAAATAA